The following are encoded together in the Microterricola viridarii genome:
- a CDS encoding TatD family hydrolase, translating to MSENHVRTREQTEGRELSYPPLPEALTVGIYDNHTHLEIADGDDPIDYREQLDRASAVGVRGVIQVGGDVPTSRWSAATAAVEPRMLAAVAIHPNEAPVYDTAGGPDGTWEGGLDGAIAEIDRLAALPRVVAVGETGLDFFRTGEEGRAAQYRSFEAHIDIAKRHGLAMQIHDRDAHEAVIETLLRVGAPERTVFHCFSGDAAMAEICADNGWYLSFAGTVTFKNAQNLRDALQVIPRSQILIETDAPFLTPTPFRGRPNAPYLLPLTLRAMAVELGTDASVLAAQINSNTELVYGRWDAEPVASPTVPSYTEAIGGIA from the coding sequence ATGAGTGAGAACCACGTCCGCACGCGCGAACAGACCGAGGGACGCGAGCTGAGCTATCCGCCGCTGCCCGAGGCGCTCACCGTCGGCATCTACGACAACCACACCCACTTGGAGATCGCCGACGGCGACGACCCGATCGACTACCGCGAGCAGCTGGACCGGGCCTCGGCCGTCGGCGTGCGCGGCGTGATCCAGGTGGGCGGCGACGTGCCGACCTCACGGTGGTCGGCCGCGACGGCCGCCGTCGAACCGCGGATGCTCGCAGCGGTCGCCATCCACCCCAACGAGGCGCCGGTCTACGACACCGCCGGCGGCCCGGACGGCACGTGGGAAGGCGGCCTCGACGGGGCCATCGCCGAGATCGACCGGCTCGCGGCGCTGCCGCGCGTGGTGGCCGTCGGCGAGACCGGGCTGGACTTCTTCCGCACCGGAGAAGAGGGCCGCGCAGCGCAGTACCGCTCCTTCGAGGCGCACATCGACATCGCCAAGCGGCACGGCCTGGCCATGCAGATCCACGACCGTGACGCGCACGAGGCCGTGATCGAGACCCTGCTGCGGGTCGGGGCGCCGGAGCGCACCGTGTTCCACTGCTTCTCCGGTGACGCAGCGATGGCCGAGATCTGCGCCGACAACGGCTGGTACCTCTCGTTCGCCGGCACCGTCACGTTCAAGAACGCGCAGAACCTGCGCGACGCCCTGCAGGTGATTCCCCGCTCTCAGATCCTGATCGAGACGGATGCACCCTTCCTCACGCCGACCCCGTTCCGGGGCCGTCCGAACGCACCGTACCTGCTGCCCTTGACGCTGCGCGCCATGGCCGTAGAACTCGGCACCGACGCCAGCGTGCTGGCCGCCCAGATCAATTCCAACACCGAGCTCGTCTACGGCCGTTGGGATGCAGAACCCGTCGCATCGCCCACCGTCCCGAGCTACACCGAGGCCATCGGAGGCATCGCATGA
- the metG gene encoding methionine--tRNA ligase gives MSDGSSFFVTTPIFYVNDVPHIGHAYTEVAADVLARWHRQRGDDTWFLTGTDEHGQKILRTATANGVTPQEWADKLVEEAWKPLLETIDLSNDDFIRTTEKRHEENVQKFLQHLYDAGFIYTGEYEGYYCVGCEEYKQPGDLVDGTGEYAGQKVCAIHSKPVELLHEKNYFFKMSAFAEQLLALYEERPDFVQPESARNEVMSFVRSGLDDLSISRSSFDWGVKVPWDESHVVYVWFDALLNYVTAVGYGQDDEQFERRWPATHLVGKDILRFHAVIWPAMLMAAGLPVPHRVFGHGWLLVGGEKMSKSKLTGIAPTQITDTFGSDAFRYYFLRAISFGQDGSFSWEDLHARYTSELANGFGNLASRVIAMVNRYCDGVIPAAADMTDADAVIHAIERTATATASIAIDRLAIHEAIAEVWTLVDGLNGYITDQEPWALAKDPEKRERLETVLYTAVRGLGTLAVLLSPVLPKATAKLWTALGGDGVVQEQRIDKAWEWTGAASVGTLEALFPRIETSAE, from the coding sequence ATGTCCGATGGCTCCTCTTTCTTTGTCACCACGCCGATCTTCTACGTCAATGACGTGCCGCACATCGGACACGCCTACACCGAGGTGGCCGCCGATGTGCTCGCCCGCTGGCACCGCCAGCGTGGCGACGACACCTGGTTCCTGACCGGAACCGACGAGCACGGCCAGAAGATCCTGCGTACGGCGACCGCCAACGGCGTCACCCCGCAGGAATGGGCCGACAAGCTGGTGGAGGAGGCATGGAAGCCGCTGCTGGAGACGATCGACCTCTCCAACGACGACTTCATTCGCACCACGGAGAAGCGCCACGAAGAGAACGTGCAGAAGTTCCTGCAGCACCTCTACGACGCCGGCTTCATTTACACCGGCGAGTACGAGGGCTACTACTGCGTCGGCTGCGAGGAGTACAAGCAGCCGGGCGACCTCGTCGACGGCACAGGCGAGTACGCCGGCCAGAAGGTCTGCGCGATCCACTCCAAGCCGGTCGAGCTGCTGCACGAGAAGAATTACTTCTTCAAGATGAGCGCATTCGCCGAGCAGCTGTTGGCCCTCTATGAGGAGCGCCCCGACTTCGTCCAGCCCGAGAGCGCCCGCAACGAGGTCATGTCCTTCGTGCGTTCCGGCCTCGACGACCTCTCCATCTCCCGCTCCAGCTTCGACTGGGGCGTCAAGGTGCCGTGGGACGAGTCGCACGTTGTCTACGTCTGGTTCGACGCGCTGCTGAACTACGTCACCGCCGTCGGCTACGGCCAGGACGACGAGCAGTTCGAGCGCCGTTGGCCGGCCACGCACCTGGTCGGCAAAGACATCCTTCGCTTCCACGCCGTCATCTGGCCTGCCATGCTGATGGCCGCCGGCCTGCCGGTGCCTCACCGCGTCTTCGGTCACGGCTGGCTGCTGGTCGGCGGCGAGAAGATGTCCAAGTCGAAGCTGACCGGCATCGCCCCCACGCAGATCACCGACACCTTCGGCTCCGACGCGTTCCGCTACTACTTCCTGCGTGCCATCAGCTTCGGCCAGGACGGCTCCTTCTCGTGGGAGGACCTGCACGCCCGCTATACCTCCGAGCTGGCCAACGGCTTCGGCAACCTGGCCTCGCGCGTGATCGCCATGGTCAACCGCTACTGCGACGGCGTCATCCCCGCCGCCGCCGACATGACCGACGCGGATGCCGTCATCCACGCGATCGAGCGCACCGCCACCGCCACGGCATCCATCGCCATCGACCGGCTCGCCATCCACGAGGCGATCGCCGAGGTCTGGACGCTCGTCGACGGGCTGAACGGCTACATCACCGACCAGGAGCCGTGGGCCCTGGCCAAGGACCCGGAGAAGCGGGAGCGCCTGGAGACGGTGCTGTACACCGCCGTCCGCGGCCTCGGCACGCTCGCCGTGCTGCTCTCCCCGGTACTGCCGAAGGCCACGGCGAAGCTGTGGACCGCTCTCGGCGGCGACGGCGTCGTGCAGGAGCAGCGCATCGACAAGGCGTGGGAGTGGACGGGTGCGGCATCCGTCGGCACCCTCGAGGCCCTGTTCCCGCGGATCGAGACCTCGGCCGAGTAA
- a CDS encoding NADP-dependent oxidoreductase, whose translation MPKAVKYSRYGGPDVLEVVEIEMPVPGPGEALIEVVSAGLNPADSRLREGKLAERMPAHFPQGIGSDFAGYVMATGTGVSRVAVNDAVIGHTSRGSLATHLAVPAANLTPKPPHLPWEVAGSLFVTGIAAWAAVNALGIGKGDTVVISAAAGGVGCIAAQLARLRGARVIGTVSERNADFLRQLDVIPVVHEGDVAARIRELAPEGVDAYLDTFGGDNMEIARSLGVPAARIRSVLDWEGVQDFGPDEYGSTGPSEARTVAPGAIESETAESEAAEPDKADNTEKAAEDEVTEESGTAVIARLARLAEQHRLLLPISDIFAIDEVREAFEELDRGHVRGKLLLGMHPVGYARQRVHGATSHGVPLKESASTVDVPTEHPRMRVFENLPPVLGHLRGQHHPHPSEQLDAELAAESAAVAEAEATVESDGEAAAER comes from the coding sequence GTGCCGAAAGCAGTGAAGTACTCCCGATATGGCGGCCCAGATGTTCTGGAGGTCGTCGAGATTGAGATGCCGGTGCCCGGCCCGGGCGAGGCGCTGATCGAGGTGGTGTCCGCCGGGCTGAACCCGGCAGACTCACGCCTGCGCGAAGGCAAACTGGCCGAGCGGATGCCGGCACACTTCCCCCAAGGCATCGGCTCAGACTTCGCCGGCTATGTCATGGCGACCGGCACCGGCGTCAGTCGGGTCGCCGTGAACGACGCGGTGATCGGGCACACCTCGCGCGGCTCGCTCGCCACCCACCTGGCCGTGCCGGCCGCGAACCTCACCCCCAAGCCGCCGCACCTGCCGTGGGAGGTCGCCGGCAGCTTGTTCGTGACGGGCATCGCGGCCTGGGCGGCGGTGAACGCGCTGGGCATTGGCAAGGGCGACACCGTCGTCATCTCGGCGGCCGCCGGCGGCGTCGGCTGCATCGCGGCACAGCTGGCCCGGCTGCGCGGCGCGCGGGTCATCGGAACCGTCAGCGAGCGCAACGCCGACTTCCTGCGGCAGCTCGACGTGATCCCCGTCGTGCACGAGGGCGATGTCGCCGCTCGGATCCGGGAACTCGCACCGGAGGGCGTCGACGCCTACCTGGACACCTTCGGCGGCGACAACATGGAGATCGCACGCTCACTCGGGGTGCCGGCTGCGCGCATCCGCAGCGTCCTCGATTGGGAGGGCGTGCAGGATTTCGGGCCCGACGAGTACGGCAGCACCGGCCCCTCCGAAGCCCGCACCGTGGCACCCGGCGCCATCGAATCGGAGACTGCGGAATCGGAGGCTGCGGAGCCCGACAAGGCCGACAACACCGAAAAGGCCGCGGAGGACGAGGTGACCGAGGAGTCCGGCACCGCCGTCATCGCCCGGCTCGCTCGGCTGGCCGAACAGCACCGGCTACTGCTGCCCATCTCCGACATCTTCGCGATCGACGAGGTGCGGGAGGCCTTCGAGGAGCTGGACCGCGGCCATGTCAGGGGCAAGCTCCTGCTCGGCATGCACCCGGTCGGCTACGCCCGGCAGCGCGTGCACGGCGCCACCTCGCACGGGGTGCCGCTCAAAGAGTCTGCGTCGACCGTTGACGTGCCGACGGAGCACCCGCGGATGCGCGTCTTCGAGAACCTGCCGCCGGTGCTCGGGCACCTGCGCGGGCAACACCACCCGCACCCCTCTGAGCAGCTGGACGCCGAGCTCGCCGCGGAATCCGCCGCCGTGGCAGAGGCCGAAGCGACCGTCGAATCAGATGGCGAAGCGGCCGCCGAGCGCTGA
- a CDS encoding SDR family NAD(P)-dependent oxidoreductase: MPLQQTNAEPQVLDGRVAIVYGAGGQVGSAVSRAFARAGATVHLAGHTAAPLERLAAEIRAAGGRAEPAVVDALDEGQVDRHASAVVAAGGRIDISLNVIAVGEVMGTPLVEMELADFEQPIHRAVRTAFLTARAGARQMVEQGSGVLLFFGGSGDPVREFSIGGFQVALQAVDQLQKQFAAELGRRGVRTVMIQTGGIVDANPAESPESAEIAEMVAAETLLGRAAVPEDVGAVAVFAASDHARTITAANLNISAGAILP; encoded by the coding sequence ATGCCCCTGCAGCAGACCAACGCTGAGCCCCAGGTCCTCGATGGCCGGGTTGCCATCGTCTACGGCGCCGGCGGCCAGGTCGGCAGCGCCGTGTCGCGCGCCTTCGCCCGTGCAGGAGCCACCGTGCACCTGGCCGGGCACACCGCGGCCCCGCTGGAACGGCTCGCCGCCGAGATCCGCGCGGCGGGCGGGCGGGCCGAGCCTGCCGTGGTCGACGCGCTCGACGAGGGGCAGGTCGACCGGCACGCCTCCGCAGTGGTCGCGGCGGGCGGGCGCATCGACATCTCGTTGAACGTGATCGCGGTCGGCGAGGTGATGGGCACGCCGCTCGTCGAGATGGAGCTCGCCGACTTTGAGCAGCCGATACACCGTGCCGTGCGCACCGCCTTCCTCACGGCACGAGCCGGGGCCAGGCAGATGGTCGAGCAGGGCTCCGGCGTTCTGTTGTTCTTCGGCGGCTCCGGCGACCCGGTGCGCGAGTTCAGCATCGGCGGCTTCCAGGTCGCGTTGCAGGCCGTCGACCAGCTGCAGAAGCAGTTCGCCGCCGAGCTCGGGCGCCGTGGCGTGCGCACCGTCATGATCCAAACGGGCGGCATCGTGGACGCCAACCCCGCCGAGAGCCCCGAGTCGGCAGAGATCGCCGAGATGGTCGCCGCTGAGACGCTGCTCGGCCGGGCAGCCGTGCCGGAGGACGTCGGCGCTGTCGCGGTGTTCGCCGCATCGGATCACGCGCGCACGATCACCGCCGCAAATCTCAATATTTCAGCCGGCGCGATCCTGCCGTAG
- the rsmI gene encoding 16S rRNA (cytidine(1402)-2'-O)-methyltransferase encodes MIILAATPIGNLKDASVRLVEALGTATVIAAEDTRVTQRLLAALGIENRPRLIALHDHNEREKSIELVELARETDVLVLSDAGMPTVSDPGFHLVDAAASAGVTVTALPGPSAVLTALAVSGLPTDRFSFEGFLPRKHGERISTFGELRDERRTMVFFESPNRLAASLTDMASVFGADRRVVVCRELTKFYEEVKRGSAAELAEWAASGVKGEICIVVAGAEKRVGDLATGVAEVLALVAAGERLKDAAAVVAEGTGLGKRELYQAALEAKPAKPGKPVAPAAPQG; translated from the coding sequence ATGATCATTCTCGCGGCGACCCCCATCGGCAATCTCAAGGACGCCTCTGTACGGCTGGTCGAGGCGCTCGGCACCGCCACCGTGATCGCCGCAGAGGACACCCGCGTCACGCAGCGCCTGCTCGCCGCCCTCGGCATCGAGAACCGGCCCCGCCTGATCGCGCTGCACGACCACAACGAGCGGGAGAAGTCGATCGAGCTCGTCGAGCTGGCCCGCGAGACCGATGTGCTCGTCTTGAGCGACGCCGGGATGCCGACCGTCTCCGACCCCGGCTTCCACCTCGTCGACGCCGCGGCCAGCGCCGGCGTGACTGTCACCGCCCTGCCCGGCCCGAGCGCCGTGCTCACCGCACTGGCCGTCTCTGGCCTGCCGACCGACCGCTTCAGTTTCGAGGGTTTCCTGCCGCGCAAGCATGGCGAGCGGATCAGCACCTTCGGCGAGCTGCGGGATGAGCGCCGCACCATGGTCTTCTTCGAGTCGCCAAACCGGCTGGCCGCCTCGCTCACCGACATGGCCAGCGTGTTCGGAGCCGACCGCCGGGTCGTGGTCTGCCGCGAGCTGACGAAGTTCTACGAGGAGGTCAAGCGCGGAAGCGCGGCCGAGCTCGCGGAGTGGGCGGCATCCGGGGTCAAGGGCGAGATCTGCATCGTCGTGGCGGGAGCGGAGAAGCGCGTCGGCGACCTCGCCACCGGCGTCGCCGAGGTGCTGGCGCTCGTCGCAGCGGGGGAGCGGTTGAAGGATGCCGCGGCCGTCGTCGCGGAGGGCACCGGGCTCGGCAAACGCGAGCTCTACCAGGCGGCGCTCGAGGCCAAGCCGGCCAAGCCGGGCAAGCCCGTCGCACCCGCCGCGCCGCAGGGCTGA
- a CDS encoding dolichyl-phosphate-mannose--protein mannosyltransferase, which translates to MSIGPLRQPSGDDAPGTLSASAPAQPDRALEGDDAARHVEEPRGSRLDEWWARLLSTPGRRRFWYWGGPLAVTLLAAILRLWNLANPHSLVFDETFYVKDAYTLLNNGYESTWPEGADERFNAGDTDIFTDVGSFVVHPPLGKWVIALGLAAFGADSSFGWRIGTVVVGVLAVFLLTVIARRLFSSTIVAVIVGFLFAIDGHAIVMSRVALLDGILMLFALLGFGAVLLDRNWHEKRLGAWVAERQERADAGLASESSWGPALWWRPWLLAAGLAFGMAASVKWSGFHFLAAFGIYVVVVDALARRRAGIPFWASSAVLKQGPVSFLLLVPIAVLTFLVSWTGWFVTAGGYYRDWAAQAGNAWTGALAWVPQSLQSFWHYQVAAYNYHIGLSTPHPYQANPLTWLFMIRPTSMYYEGSTFGQNGCEYDACSAAIHSIGNPLIWWAATAALFYLLYRLARYREWQIGLILMGVAAGYLPWLMYLNRTVYQFYTIAFEPYLLLGLGAVIAIILGSRNDASWRRQRGIGVVAVYLSVVTLVSAFFYPIWTGQQVPYWFWNLHMWLPSWV; encoded by the coding sequence ATGAGCATCGGACCGCTGCGCCAGCCAAGCGGCGACGATGCCCCGGGCACCCTCTCGGCATCCGCCCCAGCGCAGCCGGACCGCGCGCTGGAGGGCGACGACGCCGCTCGTCATGTCGAGGAGCCGCGCGGCAGCCGGCTCGATGAGTGGTGGGCGCGTCTGCTCAGCACACCCGGCCGCCGGCGGTTCTGGTACTGGGGCGGCCCGCTCGCCGTCACGCTGCTCGCCGCCATCCTGCGACTGTGGAACCTCGCCAACCCGCACTCCCTCGTCTTCGACGAGACCTTCTACGTCAAAGACGCGTACACGCTGCTGAACAACGGCTATGAGTCGACCTGGCCGGAGGGCGCCGACGAACGGTTCAACGCCGGCGACACCGACATCTTCACCGACGTGGGCTCCTTCGTGGTGCACCCCCCGCTCGGCAAGTGGGTCATCGCGCTCGGCCTGGCCGCGTTCGGCGCCGACAGCTCCTTCGGGTGGCGCATCGGCACCGTCGTCGTCGGCGTGCTCGCCGTCTTCCTGCTCACCGTGATCGCGCGGCGGCTGTTCTCCTCGACCATCGTCGCCGTGATCGTCGGGTTCCTGTTCGCCATCGACGGTCACGCGATCGTGATGTCGCGGGTGGCGCTGCTCGACGGCATCCTGATGCTGTTCGCCCTGCTCGGCTTCGGCGCGGTCCTGCTCGACCGCAACTGGCATGAGAAACGCCTGGGCGCCTGGGTGGCGGAACGCCAGGAGCGGGCGGATGCCGGCCTCGCCTCGGAGTCCAGCTGGGGGCCCGCCCTATGGTGGCGGCCGTGGCTGCTGGCGGCCGGGCTCGCCTTCGGCATGGCGGCGAGCGTCAAATGGTCCGGCTTCCATTTCCTGGCGGCGTTCGGGATCTACGTGGTGGTCGTCGACGCGCTCGCCCGGCGGCGCGCCGGCATCCCGTTCTGGGCGAGTTCGGCCGTGCTCAAGCAGGGCCCGGTCTCGTTCCTGCTGCTGGTGCCGATCGCCGTGCTGACGTTCCTGGTCAGCTGGACCGGCTGGTTCGTGACCGCCGGCGGCTACTACCGCGACTGGGCAGCCCAGGCCGGCAACGCCTGGACCGGCGCCCTCGCCTGGGTGCCGCAGAGCCTGCAGAGCTTCTGGCACTACCAGGTCGCCGCCTACAACTATCACATCGGGCTCAGCACGCCCCACCCGTACCAGGCGAACCCGCTGACCTGGTTGTTCATGATCCGGCCGACGAGCATGTACTACGAGGGGTCGACGTTCGGACAGAACGGATGCGAGTACGACGCGTGCAGCGCGGCGATCCACTCCATCGGCAACCCGTTGATCTGGTGGGCCGCCACGGCCGCGCTGTTCTACCTGCTGTACCGGCTGGCGCGCTACCGCGAATGGCAGATCGGCCTGATCCTGATGGGCGTCGCCGCCGGCTACCTGCCCTGGCTGATGTACCTGAACCGCACCGTGTACCAGTTCTACACAATCGCCTTCGAGCCGTACCTGCTGCTCGGGTTGGGTGCCGTCATCGCCATCATTCTCGGCTCACGCAACGACGCCAGCTGGCGCAGGCAGCGCGGCATCGGCGTGGTCGCGGTGTATCTCAGCGTCGTCACACTGGTCAGCGCCTTCTTCTACCCGATTTGGACGGGACAGCAGGTGCCGTACTGGTTCTGGAACCTGCACATGTGGCTGCCGAGCTGGGTCTGA
- a CDS encoding fatty acid desaturase family protein, with protein MSEANIAPLAAGAAASVTITKPAVRIIRTRPGGDRQNPTTEYSALLHTVRNLGLLRRATWFYWMVFGILLVALGGIVTGFVLLGDSWFQLLMAGALGIVLTQFAFLAHEASHRTVFESGKANDRAGRILANAFVGISYSWWMTKHSRHHSNPNVVGKDPDIDNDFIVFQPDEAAKVNRLHAMVTRRQGWLFFPMLTLEGLNLHMHGLRTVMGKGKVDKRGLEISMIVTRLAAYLAVLFIFLPVGMAFAFLGVQLAVFGVYMGASFAPNHKGMPILPHDSKVDFLRRQVLTSRNIRGGWGMLTFMGGLNYQIEHHLFPNMPRPHLRKAQELVKEYCTAHSINYTETGLFQSYGIVVDYLNRVGLSARDPFDCPMTARFRTH; from the coding sequence ATGAGCGAAGCGAATATCGCCCCCCTTGCCGCCGGAGCCGCGGCATCCGTCACAATCACGAAGCCTGCAGTGCGCATCATCCGCACCCGGCCGGGCGGTGACCGACAGAACCCGACGACCGAGTACTCGGCGCTGCTGCACACGGTGCGCAACCTCGGCCTGCTGCGGCGGGCCACCTGGTTCTACTGGATGGTGTTCGGCATCCTCCTGGTCGCCCTGGGCGGCATCGTGACCGGATTCGTGCTGCTGGGTGACAGCTGGTTCCAGCTGCTCATGGCCGGCGCGCTCGGCATCGTGCTCACCCAGTTCGCCTTCTTGGCGCACGAGGCCTCGCACCGCACCGTGTTCGAGTCGGGCAAGGCGAACGACCGGGCCGGGCGCATCCTCGCCAACGCCTTCGTCGGCATCAGCTACTCGTGGTGGATGACCAAGCACTCCCGGCACCACTCCAACCCGAACGTGGTCGGCAAAGACCCGGACATCGACAACGACTTCATTGTGTTCCAGCCGGACGAGGCCGCCAAGGTCAACCGCTTGCACGCGATGGTCACCCGCCGCCAGGGCTGGCTGTTCTTCCCGATGCTCACCCTCGAGGGCCTGAACCTGCACATGCACGGCCTCCGCACCGTGATGGGCAAGGGCAAGGTCGACAAGCGCGGCCTCGAGATCAGCATGATCGTCACCCGTCTGGCCGCCTACCTGGCCGTGCTGTTCATCTTCCTGCCCGTCGGCATGGCCTTCGCCTTCCTCGGCGTGCAGCTGGCCGTCTTCGGCGTGTACATGGGCGCGTCCTTCGCCCCGAACCACAAGGGAATGCCGATCCTCCCGCACGACTCCAAGGTCGACTTCCTGCGCCGCCAGGTGCTCACCAGCCGCAACATCCGCGGCGGCTGGGGCATGCTCACGTTCATGGGCGGCCTCAACTACCAGATCGAGCACCACCTGTTCCCGAACATGCCGAGGCCGCACCTCCGCAAGGCCCAGGAGCTCGTCAAGGAGTACTGCACCGCGCACTCGATCAACTACACCGAGACCGGCCTGTTCCAGAGCTATGGCATCGTCGTGGACTACCTCAACCGGGTCGGCCTCTCGGCCCGAGACCCGTTCGACTGCCCGATGACGGCGCGCTTCCGCACCCATTAG
- a CDS encoding YeiH family protein: protein MKWLPGIALAAAAALLSWGIHALIPAVPLLTAAVALGIIVAQIPALRPALGGPLKAGLGVASKKFMRLGVVLLGLKLSLVDILGLGWISIAMIVVIVLLTFVGTIGLGRAFKLPGHQPLLIATGFSICGASAIGAMSGVVRAKDEETATPVALVTLCGTLAIAVLPLLWHPLGLSNEQFGQWVGASVHDVGQVVATAQIAGPAALAVAIVVKLTRVVLLAPMVATVAGIERRKHSAAVALAEATGGTAPDAGARPPIVPLFVLGFLAAVVVRTVLPVPDAVLEVADWMQTALLAMALFGLGSAVRLRELVLTGWRALLVGLLSWVLIAGLAWAVVVYV, encoded by the coding sequence GTGAAGTGGTTGCCCGGTATCGCCCTCGCGGCCGCGGCCGCCCTCCTGTCATGGGGAATCCACGCTCTGATCCCCGCGGTGCCGCTGCTGACGGCCGCCGTGGCGCTCGGCATCATCGTCGCCCAGATCCCGGCGCTCCGGCCAGCCCTCGGCGGCCCGCTCAAGGCCGGCCTCGGAGTGGCCTCGAAGAAGTTCATGCGCCTCGGCGTCGTGCTGCTCGGCCTGAAGCTCAGCCTCGTAGACATCCTCGGCCTCGGCTGGATCTCGATCGCCATGATCGTCGTGATCGTGCTGCTCACCTTCGTCGGCACGATCGGACTCGGCCGCGCCTTCAAGCTGCCCGGCCACCAGCCGCTGCTGATCGCGACCGGTTTCTCGATTTGCGGCGCCTCGGCGATCGGCGCCATGAGTGGCGTGGTCAGGGCCAAGGACGAGGAGACGGCGACGCCGGTCGCCCTCGTCACGCTCTGCGGAACGCTCGCGATCGCCGTGCTGCCGTTGCTCTGGCATCCGCTGGGCCTCAGCAACGAGCAGTTCGGGCAGTGGGTCGGCGCCAGCGTGCACGACGTCGGCCAGGTCGTCGCAACGGCCCAGATCGCCGGACCGGCCGCGCTGGCCGTCGCGATCGTCGTCAAGCTGACCCGCGTCGTCTTGCTGGCCCCAATGGTTGCGACCGTCGCCGGCATCGAGCGCCGCAAGCACAGCGCCGCCGTCGCCCTTGCAGAGGCCACCGGCGGCACGGCACCGGATGCCGGAGCACGGCCGCCGATCGTGCCGCTGTTCGTGCTGGGGTTCCTCGCGGCCGTCGTCGTGCGCACCGTGCTGCCCGTTCCGGATGCCGTGCTGGAGGTCGCCGACTGGATGCAGACGGCGCTGCTCGCCATGGCGCTGTTCGGCCTGGGCTCGGCGGTGCGGCTGCGGGAGCTGGTGCTCACCGGCTGGCGCGCGCTGCTGGTCGGCCTGCTCTCTTGGGTGTTGATCGCCGGGCTGGCCTGGGCGGTCGTCGTTTACGTCTAG
- a CDS encoding DMT family transporter, with protein MSWIILIVSGVLEAVWATALGKSEGFTKLWPSVIFGISIVLSMGGLALAMRGISTATAYAIWVGIGASLTVIYAMVTGDTSVSWIKIALLMGLVGCIVGLKFVD; from the coding sequence ATGTCATGGATCATCCTTATCGTCTCCGGCGTGCTCGAAGCCGTCTGGGCCACCGCGCTCGGCAAGTCTGAGGGCTTCACGAAGCTCTGGCCGTCGGTCATCTTCGGCATCAGCATCGTGCTCAGCATGGGCGGCCTCGCTCTCGCCATGCGTGGAATCTCGACCGCGACGGCGTACGCCATCTGGGTCGGCATCGGCGCATCGCTCACCGTCATCTACGCCATGGTCACCGGCGATACGAGCGTCTCGTGGATCAAGATCGCGTTGCTGATGGGGCTCGTCGGCTGCATCGTCGGCCTCAAGTTCGTCGACTAG
- a CDS encoding antibiotic biosynthesis monooxygenase family protein → MILEHALLPVLPGREAEFEAAFARARPLIERQPGFLSLRLSRGIESASSYLLLVEWQSVEAHELGFRGSAEYQQWRRLLHPFYEPFPVVEHYASVLEA, encoded by the coding sequence ATGATCCTGGAACACGCCCTGCTGCCGGTTCTGCCCGGGCGGGAGGCCGAGTTCGAGGCCGCGTTCGCCCGCGCCCGTCCGCTGATCGAACGCCAGCCTGGCTTCCTCAGCCTGCGCCTGTCCCGCGGCATCGAATCGGCATCGAGCTACCTGCTGCTCGTGGAGTGGCAGAGCGTCGAGGCCCACGAGCTGGGCTTCCGCGGCTCGGCGGAGTACCAGCAGTGGCGCCGGCTGCTGCATCCGTTCTACGAGCCGTTCCCCGTGGTCGAGCACTACGCGAGCGTGCTCGAGGCCTGA
- a CDS encoding cysteine hydrolase family protein — MSLDPNAALIVIDMQKGFNDPGWGTRNNPDCEANVQRLLESWAASGRPVVLVRHDSDEDSPLNPSAPGNALVDFVAAAPHELFVTKQVNSAFFGDPDLAGWLDDKGIQQIVLCGIQTNMCVDTTARMGGNLGYQVLLPIDATYTFDLEGPGGVRLSADELARATAVTLHGGEFAEVLSTAELLERA; from the coding sequence ATGAGCCTCGACCCCAACGCCGCCCTGATCGTGATCGACATGCAGAAGGGCTTCAACGACCCCGGCTGGGGCACCCGCAACAACCCGGACTGCGAGGCGAACGTGCAGCGCCTGCTCGAATCCTGGGCTGCGTCCGGTCGCCCGGTGGTGCTGGTGCGGCACGACTCGGACGAGGACTCCCCGCTGAACCCGAGCGCCCCAGGCAACGCGCTGGTCGACTTCGTCGCCGCCGCCCCGCACGAGCTGTTCGTCACGAAGCAGGTCAACTCGGCGTTCTTCGGCGACCCGGACCTGGCCGGCTGGCTCGATGACAAGGGCATCCAGCAGATCGTGCTCTGCGGCATCCAGACCAACATGTGCGTCGACACGACGGCCCGGATGGGTGGCAACCTGGGCTATCAGGTGCTGCTGCCGATCGACGCCACCTACACCTTCGACCTGGAGGGGCCCGGCGGCGTGCGGCTCAGCGCCGACGAGCTCGCCCGCGCGACGGCAGTCACCTTGCACGGCGGCGAGTTCGCCGAGGTGCTCAGCACGGCCGAGCTGCTCGAGCGGGCCTAG